In Arachis hypogaea cultivar Tifrunner chromosome 2, arahy.Tifrunner.gnm2.J5K5, whole genome shotgun sequence, a genomic segment contains:
- the LOC112762239 gene encoding putative disease resistance RPP13-like protein 1 isoform X2 produces MDAGALVDDAELKQLDNHDVKEWLNCLRDALYTADDLLDRVCTKAATQKGVCNFLPSFLNSEERQMVKEIERVVTRIEDLEKRKGKLGLEKISTASFSWKTTSTSLVKGNVYGREDDQKALVQMLNDNNEHHLSVISIVGIGGVGKTTLAQWMYNNAELMEGFDRKAWVCVSENFNIVETTRNIVKEISTNTQDLDSFNSIQDALKKGLSEKKFFIVLDDVWSNDHHQWKDFLAPFQYGVKGSTILLTTRKEDVGSVVQTNYHPHYLIPLSEDYCWSVFAANASFPESNGSPTLEGIGKKIARKCDGLPLAAETLGCLCRRHDAEEWEKILRSDIWGFSTIDSKIIPALLISYFHLPAHLKRCFVYCALYPKDYLLDKDELILLWMAQDLLRLPNRGESFEEVGCKYFEELASRLFFKPSKYNFKRFVMHDLLHDLAIFLAGDFYCRIEELGEQEEKKVLTRHLSHISRGSLGPRISKVSNSIAKLESLRTSLYIDDLFNLESIASKFKYLRVLSFHKLDVLPDSIGELIHLRYLNLSWTDINMLPELLCNLYNLQTLILYGCTKLTMLPSGMHNLVNLRHLDLRKTSLEEMPGGISKLKHLRVLDFFIVGKHEDNGIHELGGLSNLHGSFQLKKLENIVDVKEAENARMINKNLISKLYLEWSSGGDMVSNTQTEREILHSLEPHNGLRELTIRRYRGTIFPDWLGHCSYNNMTHVSLVCCMNCCMLPSLGQLPSLKSLYIRDFGQLSSIGIEFYKNEDNPSLHIAPFPSLETLQLQDMPCWEVWNLPDSETFRQLKSLQITDCPMLKGDMLHHVLMRIVSSSMDVSKVRKLEILQDDKERFQQMLLSGDTLLFSGSESMVESAFKAMISINHISCLHEIIIRRCRKLEFPQLQLQKYDLVELLIEESCDSLTSLSLGVFPNLKNLQIKRCRNLESVSMSEAPHAALQRLSIYDCHKLVSFAGEGLAAPNLIHLQVAWCSKLEALPRDMNSLLPSLEFLDIRGCRNICRLAEGGLPPNLKSLEVGICEQQMRDPSWMPNLHALTHLRIEGHYCNNIKSYPEEAGEYGRSNATFLSVAIQNGILSFAGRTLQEQASINLAQNFPHPNHSSQSQQNFLNRDF; encoded by the coding sequence ATGGATGCTGGAGCTCTTGTTGATGATGCAGAGCTCAAGCAACTGGATAACCATGATGTGAAGGAGTGGCTCAACTGTCTCCGAGATGCTCTTTACACTGCTGATGACTTGCTGGACCGCGTCTGCACCAAAGCTGCAACTCAAAAGGGGGTATGCAATTTCTTGCCTAGCTTCTTGAATTCTGAAGAGAGGCAGATGGTGAAAGAGATAGAAAGGGTGGTTACAAGGATAGAAGATCTTGAGAAACGCAAAGGAAAGCTTGGGCTTGAAAAGATTTCCACTGCTAGCTTCTCCTGGAAAACTACATCCACTTCTCTTGTAAAAGGGAATGTGTATGGCAGGGAGGATGACCAGAAGGCCTTAGTCCAGATGCTGAATGACAACAATGAGCATCACTTGTCTGTGATCTCTATTGTTGGCATTGGTGGTGTTGGTAAAACTACTTTGGCTCAATGGATGTACAATAATGCAGAGTTGATGGAGGGATTTGATCGGAAAGCATGGGTTTGTGTTTCGGAAAACTTCAATATTGTTGAGACTACAAGGAATATAGTAAAGGAGATCTCTACAAATACTCAGGATCTTGATagcttcaattcaattcaagatgCTTTGAAGAAAGGATTGTCCGAAAAGAAGTTCTTTATTGTTTTGGATGATGTTTGGAGTAATGATCATCATCAATGGAAGGATTTTCTAGCCCCTTTTCAATATGGGGTTAAGGGAAGTACTATTCTTCTGACTACTCGCAAGGAAGATGTtggttcagttgtccaaacaAATTATCACCCTCACTATCTCATTCCATTATCAGAAGACTATTGTTGGTCAGTGTTTGCAGCCAATGCTTCTTTTCCAGAGTCAAATGGGAGCCCAACACTAGAAGGAATAGGAAAAAAGATTGCCAGGAAGTGTGACGGTTTGCCATTAGCAGCAGAAACACTTGGTTGCTTGTGCAGAAGGCATGATGCTGAGGAATGGGAAAAAATCTTAAGGAGTGATATTTGGGGATTTTCTACAATTGACAGTAAGATTATTCCAGCACTGTTAATTAGTTACTTCCACCTTCCTGCACATTTGAAGCGTTGTTTTGTTTATTGTGCACTGTATCCGAAAGATTATCTTTTGGATAAAGATGAACTAATTTTGCTGTGGATGGCCCAAGATCTTTTAAGGCTACCAAATAGAGGAGAGAGTTTTGAAGAAGTTGGTTGCAAATATTTTGAAGAATTAGCTTCCAGATTATTTTTTAAACCAAGTAAGTATAATTTTAAGAGATTTGTGATGCATGATCTCTTGCATGACTTGGCAATATTCCTTGCTGGCGACTTTTATTGTAGAATAGAAGAACTTGGTGAACAAGAAGAGAAGAAGGTTCTCACTCGTCATTTATCACATATCTCACGTGGAAGCTTAGGTCCTCGAATCTCGAAAGTCTCTAACTCCATTGCGAAATTGGAATCTTTGAGGACATCGTTGTATATCGATGATTTGTTTAACCTGGAAAGCATAGCATCAAAGTTTAAATACTTGAGAGTTTTATCCTTTCATAAACTTGATGTATTACCTGATTCAATAGGTGAATTGATTCATCTACGCTATTTGAATCTCTCTTGGACTGACATCAACATGTTGCCAGAATTGTTGTGCAACTTGTATAATCTACAAACATTAATATTGTATGGATGTACTAAGCTGACCATGTTACCCAGTGGCATGCATAATCTTGTGAATTTACGGCATCTGGATCTTAGGAAAACTTCTTTGGAAGAAATGCCTGGGGGAATAAGCAAATTGAAACACTTGCGTGTCTTAGATTTCTTTATCGTGGGCAAGCATGAAGATAATGGAATCCATGAATTGGGAGGGCTCTCAAATCTTCATGGATCATTCCAGCTTAAGAAGTTGGAGAATATTGTGGATGTGAAAGAAGCAGAGAATGCAAGAATGATAAACAAGAATCTCATCAGCAAATTATACTTGGAGTGGTCTTCAGGTGGTGATATGGTTTCGAATACACAAACTGAGAGAGAGATACTCCACAGCTTGGAACCGCACAATGGCTTGAGAGAGTTGACAATAAGGAGATACAGGGGTACAATATTTCCAGATTGGTTGGGGCACTGTTCTTACAACAATATGACACATGTATCGTTGGTGTGTTGCATGAACTGTTGCATGCTGCCTTCACTTGGACAGCTACCATCTCTTAAGTCCCTGTACATTCGAGATTTCGGTCAGCTCAGCAGCATTGGAATTGAGTTTTACAAGAATGAAGACAATCCTTCTTTGCATATTGCTCCTTTTCCCTCACTGGAGACATTGCAACTTCAGGATATGCCATGCTGGGAGGTGTGGAATTTACCTGACTCAGAAACTTTTCGTCAGCTTAAGAGTCTTCAAATAACAGATTGTCCAATGTTAAAGGGAGATATGCTTCATCATGTATTAATGAGAATTGTTTCTTCCTCAATGGATGTTTCAAAAGTTCGCAAACTGGAAATACTACAAGATGACAAAGAAAGGTTTCAACAGATGCTACTTTCTGGGGATACTTTATTATTTAGCGGTAGTGAATCTATGGTGGAGTCTGCATTTAAGGCAATGATTAGCATCAACCATATAAGTTGCCTCCATGAAATAATCATCCGGAGGTGTAGAAAACTAGAATTCCCCCAGCTACAGCTGCAGAAGTATGATTTGGTAGAGCTACTAATTGAAGAGAGCTGTGATTCACTGACCTCCTTGTCGTTGGGTGTCTTTCCCAATCTCAAGAATCTCCAGATAAAACGGTGTAGGAATCTGGAATCAGTGTCAATGTCAGAGGCACCACACGCTGCTCTTCAACGTCTCTCCATCTATGACTGCCACAAATTAGTGTCATTTGCAGGAGAAGGACTGGCTGCACCCAACTTGATTCATCTTCAAGTCGCATGGTGCTCCAAGTTGGAGGCATTACCACGTGACATGAATAGTCTACTCCCAAGTTTAGAGTTTCTCGACATACGAGGTTGCCGAAACATTTGCAGGTTGGCAGAGGGTGGTTTACCTCCTAACTTGAAATCACTTGAAGTGGGAATTTGTGAGCAACAAATGAGGGATCCATCATGGATGCCCAACTTGCACGCCCTCACTCATCTCAGGATTGAAGGTCATTACTGCAACAACATAAAGTCA
- the LOC112762239 gene encoding putative disease resistance RPP13-like protein 1 isoform X1: MDAGALVDDAELKQLDNHDVKEWLNCLRDALYTADDLLDRVCTKAATQKGVCNFLPSFLNSEERQMVKEIERVVTRIEDLEKRKGKLGLEKISTASFSWKTTSTSLVKGNVYGREDDQKALVQMLNDNNEHHLSVISIVGIGGVGKTTLAQWMYNNAELMEGFDRKAWVCVSENFNIVETTRNIVKEISTNTQDLDSFNSIQDALKKGLSEKKFFIVLDDVWSNDHHQWKDFLAPFQYGVKGSTILLTTRKEDVGSVVQTNYHPHYLIPLSEDYCWSVFAANASFPESNGSPTLEGIGKKIARKCDGLPLAAETLGCLCRRHDAEEWEKILRSDIWGFSTIDSKIIPALLISYFHLPAHLKRCFVYCALYPKDYLLDKDELILLWMAQDLLRLPNRGESFEEVGCKYFEELASRLFFKPSKYNFKRFVMHDLLHDLAIFLAGDFYCRIEELGEQEEKKVLTRHLSHISRGSLGPRISKVSNSIAKLESLRTSLYIDDLFNLESIASKFKYLRVLSFHKLDVLPDSIGELIHLRYLNLSWTDINMLPELLCNLYNLQTLILYGCTKLTMLPSGMHNLVNLRHLDLRKTSLEEMPGGISKLKHLRVLDFFIVGKHEDNGIHELGGLSNLHGSFQLKKLENIVDVKEAENARMINKNLISKLYLEWSSGGDMVSNTQTEREILHSLEPHNGLRELTIRRYRGTIFPDWLGHCSYNNMTHVSLVCCMNCCMLPSLGQLPSLKSLYIRDFGQLSSIGIEFYKNEDNPSLHIAPFPSLETLQLQDMPCWEVWNLPDSETFRQLKSLQITDCPMLKGDMLHHVLMRIVSSSMDVSKVRKLEILQDDKERFQQMLLSGDTLLFSGSESMVESAFKAMISINHISCLHEIIIRRCRKLEFPQLQLQKYDLVELLIEESCDSLTSLSLGVFPNLKNLQIKRCRNLESVSMSEAPHAALQRLSIYDCHKLVSFAGEGLAAPNLIHLQVAWCSKLEALPRDMNSLLPSLEFLDIRGCRNICRLAEGGLPPNLKSLEVGICEQQMRDPSWMPNLHALTHLRIEGHYCNNIKSYPEVGSLPHLPSLTTLEIWHFHNLETLECNELLRLTSLQQLHISFCRKLENMEGAMLPSSLLLFKMEYCPLLEEHCKNKHQLIWPKISHIPTIQVNRNKIS, encoded by the coding sequence ATGGATGCTGGAGCTCTTGTTGATGATGCAGAGCTCAAGCAACTGGATAACCATGATGTGAAGGAGTGGCTCAACTGTCTCCGAGATGCTCTTTACACTGCTGATGACTTGCTGGACCGCGTCTGCACCAAAGCTGCAACTCAAAAGGGGGTATGCAATTTCTTGCCTAGCTTCTTGAATTCTGAAGAGAGGCAGATGGTGAAAGAGATAGAAAGGGTGGTTACAAGGATAGAAGATCTTGAGAAACGCAAAGGAAAGCTTGGGCTTGAAAAGATTTCCACTGCTAGCTTCTCCTGGAAAACTACATCCACTTCTCTTGTAAAAGGGAATGTGTATGGCAGGGAGGATGACCAGAAGGCCTTAGTCCAGATGCTGAATGACAACAATGAGCATCACTTGTCTGTGATCTCTATTGTTGGCATTGGTGGTGTTGGTAAAACTACTTTGGCTCAATGGATGTACAATAATGCAGAGTTGATGGAGGGATTTGATCGGAAAGCATGGGTTTGTGTTTCGGAAAACTTCAATATTGTTGAGACTACAAGGAATATAGTAAAGGAGATCTCTACAAATACTCAGGATCTTGATagcttcaattcaattcaagatgCTTTGAAGAAAGGATTGTCCGAAAAGAAGTTCTTTATTGTTTTGGATGATGTTTGGAGTAATGATCATCATCAATGGAAGGATTTTCTAGCCCCTTTTCAATATGGGGTTAAGGGAAGTACTATTCTTCTGACTACTCGCAAGGAAGATGTtggttcagttgtccaaacaAATTATCACCCTCACTATCTCATTCCATTATCAGAAGACTATTGTTGGTCAGTGTTTGCAGCCAATGCTTCTTTTCCAGAGTCAAATGGGAGCCCAACACTAGAAGGAATAGGAAAAAAGATTGCCAGGAAGTGTGACGGTTTGCCATTAGCAGCAGAAACACTTGGTTGCTTGTGCAGAAGGCATGATGCTGAGGAATGGGAAAAAATCTTAAGGAGTGATATTTGGGGATTTTCTACAATTGACAGTAAGATTATTCCAGCACTGTTAATTAGTTACTTCCACCTTCCTGCACATTTGAAGCGTTGTTTTGTTTATTGTGCACTGTATCCGAAAGATTATCTTTTGGATAAAGATGAACTAATTTTGCTGTGGATGGCCCAAGATCTTTTAAGGCTACCAAATAGAGGAGAGAGTTTTGAAGAAGTTGGTTGCAAATATTTTGAAGAATTAGCTTCCAGATTATTTTTTAAACCAAGTAAGTATAATTTTAAGAGATTTGTGATGCATGATCTCTTGCATGACTTGGCAATATTCCTTGCTGGCGACTTTTATTGTAGAATAGAAGAACTTGGTGAACAAGAAGAGAAGAAGGTTCTCACTCGTCATTTATCACATATCTCACGTGGAAGCTTAGGTCCTCGAATCTCGAAAGTCTCTAACTCCATTGCGAAATTGGAATCTTTGAGGACATCGTTGTATATCGATGATTTGTTTAACCTGGAAAGCATAGCATCAAAGTTTAAATACTTGAGAGTTTTATCCTTTCATAAACTTGATGTATTACCTGATTCAATAGGTGAATTGATTCATCTACGCTATTTGAATCTCTCTTGGACTGACATCAACATGTTGCCAGAATTGTTGTGCAACTTGTATAATCTACAAACATTAATATTGTATGGATGTACTAAGCTGACCATGTTACCCAGTGGCATGCATAATCTTGTGAATTTACGGCATCTGGATCTTAGGAAAACTTCTTTGGAAGAAATGCCTGGGGGAATAAGCAAATTGAAACACTTGCGTGTCTTAGATTTCTTTATCGTGGGCAAGCATGAAGATAATGGAATCCATGAATTGGGAGGGCTCTCAAATCTTCATGGATCATTCCAGCTTAAGAAGTTGGAGAATATTGTGGATGTGAAAGAAGCAGAGAATGCAAGAATGATAAACAAGAATCTCATCAGCAAATTATACTTGGAGTGGTCTTCAGGTGGTGATATGGTTTCGAATACACAAACTGAGAGAGAGATACTCCACAGCTTGGAACCGCACAATGGCTTGAGAGAGTTGACAATAAGGAGATACAGGGGTACAATATTTCCAGATTGGTTGGGGCACTGTTCTTACAACAATATGACACATGTATCGTTGGTGTGTTGCATGAACTGTTGCATGCTGCCTTCACTTGGACAGCTACCATCTCTTAAGTCCCTGTACATTCGAGATTTCGGTCAGCTCAGCAGCATTGGAATTGAGTTTTACAAGAATGAAGACAATCCTTCTTTGCATATTGCTCCTTTTCCCTCACTGGAGACATTGCAACTTCAGGATATGCCATGCTGGGAGGTGTGGAATTTACCTGACTCAGAAACTTTTCGTCAGCTTAAGAGTCTTCAAATAACAGATTGTCCAATGTTAAAGGGAGATATGCTTCATCATGTATTAATGAGAATTGTTTCTTCCTCAATGGATGTTTCAAAAGTTCGCAAACTGGAAATACTACAAGATGACAAAGAAAGGTTTCAACAGATGCTACTTTCTGGGGATACTTTATTATTTAGCGGTAGTGAATCTATGGTGGAGTCTGCATTTAAGGCAATGATTAGCATCAACCATATAAGTTGCCTCCATGAAATAATCATCCGGAGGTGTAGAAAACTAGAATTCCCCCAGCTACAGCTGCAGAAGTATGATTTGGTAGAGCTACTAATTGAAGAGAGCTGTGATTCACTGACCTCCTTGTCGTTGGGTGTCTTTCCCAATCTCAAGAATCTCCAGATAAAACGGTGTAGGAATCTGGAATCAGTGTCAATGTCAGAGGCACCACACGCTGCTCTTCAACGTCTCTCCATCTATGACTGCCACAAATTAGTGTCATTTGCAGGAGAAGGACTGGCTGCACCCAACTTGATTCATCTTCAAGTCGCATGGTGCTCCAAGTTGGAGGCATTACCACGTGACATGAATAGTCTACTCCCAAGTTTAGAGTTTCTCGACATACGAGGTTGCCGAAACATTTGCAGGTTGGCAGAGGGTGGTTTACCTCCTAACTTGAAATCACTTGAAGTGGGAATTTGTGAGCAACAAATGAGGGATCCATCATGGATGCCCAACTTGCACGCCCTCACTCATCTCAGGATTGAAGGTCATTACTGCAACAACATAAAGTCA